A single window of Myxocyprinus asiaticus isolate MX2 ecotype Aquarium Trade chromosome 34, UBuf_Myxa_2, whole genome shotgun sequence DNA harbors:
- the twist1a gene encoding twist-related protein 1a yields the protein MFEEEAMHEESSSPESPLDSLGNSEEELNRRPPKRSGRKRRPSRKNGEDSDSPTPGKRSKKCNSSSSSPESLEDLQTQRVMANVRERQRTQSLNEAFASLRKIIPTLPSDKLSKIQTLKLAARYIDFLCQVLQSDELDSKMSSCSYVAHERLSYAFSVWRMEGAWSMSTSH from the coding sequence ATGTTTGAGGAAGAGGCGATGCATGAGGAGTCCAGCTCCCCGGAGTCTCCACTGGACAGTTTGGGAAACAGCGAAGAAGAGCTCAACAGACGCCCGCCGAAAAGAAGCGGCAGGAAAAGACGACCGAGCAGGAAAAACGGCGAGGATTCGGACAGTCCGACGCCCGGGAAGCGAAGCAAAAagtgcaacagcagcagcagcagcccgGAGTCTCTGGAGGACCTGCAGACGCAGCGCGTCATGGCGAACGTGCGCGAGCGTCAGAGGACTCAGTCTCTGAACGAGGCGTTCGCATCCTTGCGCAAAATCATCCCGACGTTACCTTCCGATAAACTAAGCAAGATACAGACTCTCAAGCTCGCGGCCCGGTACATCGACTTCCTCTGTCAGGTTTTGCAAAGCGACGAACTGGACTCGAAAATGTCCAGCTGCAGTTATGTGGCGCACGAGAGACTCAGTTACGCATTTTCCGTGTGGAGAATGGAGGGCGCGTGGTCCATGTCAACATCCCACTAA